A single genomic interval of Veillonellaceae bacterium harbors:
- a CDS encoding SDR family oxidoreductase, with amino-acid sequence MKYDFNNKIVLITGGTSGIGLAAAKLFLQGGAHVLLNGRSSAKGQRAIDDLAEFAGKVRFIAGDVSKPEDCRKIAAQAALWHGRLDIVVNSAGVYLEKAITDTSVNEYDEIIDTNLKGTYFIAKYTVPHLRKQQSAAIVNVASDAGLNGNFLCTAYCAAKGAVVTFSKALALELAPYNIRVNCVCPGDIETPMLDKQLAETKDIDAARREMASVYPLGRIGSADEAAQVICFLASDAASFVTGAAWTVDGGLTAC; translated from the coding sequence ATGAAATACGATTTTAATAATAAAATTGTTTTAATTACCGGAGGAACGTCAGGCATTGGCCTCGCTGCAGCTAAACTGTTTTTGCAAGGCGGAGCGCATGTCCTGCTCAACGGTCGATCTTCGGCCAAAGGACAGCGAGCTATCGACGATTTAGCCGAATTCGCCGGCAAGGTAAGGTTTATAGCCGGAGACGTGAGTAAACCTGAAGATTGCCGAAAGATCGCAGCTCAGGCGGCACTATGGCATGGCCGGCTTGATATTGTTGTTAACTCAGCTGGTGTCTATCTTGAGAAGGCCATTACCGATACTTCAGTTAACGAATATGACGAGATTATAGACACTAATCTTAAAGGAACTTATTTTATCGCCAAGTATACCGTTCCGCATCTGCGCAAGCAGCAAAGTGCTGCGATTGTAAATGTTGCCTCCGATGCCGGTCTAAATGGCAATTTTTTATGTACCGCTTATTGCGCAGCCAAGGGTGCTGTAGTTACCTTTAGTAAAGCATTAGCACTCGAATTGGCGCCCTATAATATCCGGGTTAATTGTGTTTGCCCCGGTGATATTGAGACCCCAATGCTTGATAAACAACTGGCCGAGACTAAGGACATCGATGCCGCTCGGCGGGAGATGGCCTCGGTCTATCCCTTGGGCCGCATCGGCAGTGCAGATGAGGCCGCTCAGGTTATTTGTTTTTTAGCCTCGGATGCCGCATCCTTTGTCACCGGCGCCGCATGGACAGTCGATGGGGGTCTTACTGCCTGCTAA
- a CDS encoding AbrB family transcriptional regulator: protein MYIQILALLTTLIISLTGGYCFYLLNAPLPWTLGPLVAVSILTAIWKIPAYWPVSIRNFGLIILGYIMGSSFTLNTLQQIAVQLPAMLAATVSTVIFSLLIGYITHKKTGISLASSILGSTPGGMTQMVVLSEEVPDSNTTVVTFIQTIRLLSVVFIVPFLAVHGLSAGLGSEGQGVSFGKPLPYAEVIFAFAAIASALAANALNFPTAYLLGPVLSTAALVLAGLQPPAVPAPLAIAAQLFFGTYLGVTTKIANLENWKQLLPYSIGGGVAIVLFSLGIGYLLTFWHNIDIITAFLGTAPGGMTEMGITAINVGADVSIITAYQLFRLLFMLLILPVALKWWFHSRNAKDSH, encoded by the coding sequence TTGTACATACAAATTTTGGCGCTATTAACTACGCTTATTATATCGCTAACCGGCGGCTATTGTTTTTATCTGCTCAATGCTCCGCTCCCTTGGACGCTTGGCCCGCTTGTTGCTGTAAGTATTCTGACGGCTATCTGGAAAATACCGGCTTACTGGCCGGTAAGCATCCGCAATTTCGGCCTCATTATTCTCGGCTATATAATGGGCAGCTCGTTTACCTTAAACACTTTGCAGCAAATTGCCGTCCAACTGCCGGCCATGCTGGCAGCTACTGTCAGTACCGTTATATTCAGTTTGCTTATTGGCTATATTACTCATAAAAAGACCGGGATAAGCCTGGCCAGCAGTATACTGGGCAGTACCCCGGGCGGCATGACACAGATGGTTGTGCTAAGTGAGGAAGTACCTGACAGCAATACTACAGTCGTCACCTTTATTCAAACAATCCGCCTGCTGTCAGTCGTCTTTATTGTTCCCTTTCTGGCCGTCCACGGCCTGTCAGCCGGCTTGGGCTCTGAGGGACAAGGTGTATCATTCGGCAAACCGCTGCCTTATGCCGAAGTTATCTTTGCCTTTGCAGCTATCGCCAGTGCCCTTGCCGCAAACGCCCTAAACTTTCCTACAGCTTATCTCCTGGGCCCCGTCCTCAGCACCGCGGCGCTAGTCTTAGCCGGTTTACAGCCGCCGGCTGTACCGGCTCCTCTCGCAATCGCCGCTCAGTTGTTTTTTGGTACTTACTTAGGTGTAACTACTAAAATAGCCAATTTAGAAAACTGGAAGCAGCTGCTTCCCTACTCGATTGGCGGCGGCGTTGCAATTGTGCTATTTTCTTTGGGTATTGGGTATCTCTTAACCTTTTGGCATAATATCGATATTATCACTGCCTTTTTAGGTACAGCGCCCGGCGGTATGACCGAGATGGGGATTACAGCCATTAACGTCGGCGCCGATGTATCAATTATTACGGCTTATCAATTATTTCGCTTGTTATTTATGCTGCTTATCTTGCCGGTAGCGCTAAAATGGTGGTTTCATTCACGAAATGCTAAAGACAGCCATTGA